A section of the Streptomyces sp. CG1 genome encodes:
- a CDS encoding nuclear transport factor 2 family protein: MTSSSVTGTAAGSTPGRTTDNAAENSLDVVDAAYRAFHAHDPEALLATLDPGIEWVHPAGMSRYGLGGTKLGHAGVREFLARVPRVLGGMRLRPQEFVYSGDRVVVFGTRDVTSLDGRTETFDFVHSWTLRAGRAVRMADIFDTAEFVRLIENTGG, from the coding sequence ATGACCAGCAGCAGCGTTACAGGGACAGCAGCAGGGTCGACGCCAGGCCGGACCACGGACAACGCGGCGGAGAACAGCCTCGACGTCGTCGACGCGGCATACCGCGCCTTCCACGCCCATGATCCGGAGGCCCTGCTCGCCACCCTGGATCCCGGCATCGAGTGGGTGCACCCGGCGGGGATGAGCCGGTACGGGCTGGGGGGTACCAAGCTTGGGCACGCGGGGGTGCGGGAGTTCCTGGCCCGGGTGCCCCGGGTACTCGGCGGGATGCGTCTGCGACCGCAGGAGTTCGTGTACTCGGGCGACCGGGTGGTGGTATTCGGGACGCGGGACGTGACCTCACTGGACGGACGCACCGAGACGTTCGACTTCGTCCATTCCTGGACCCTGCGAGCGGGCAGGGCCGTGCGGATGGCGGATATCTTCGACACCGCCGAGTTCGTGCGACTCATCGAGAACACTGGAGGATGA
- the tatA gene encoding Sec-independent protein translocase subunit TatA → MLRNGLEPWHLLIVALVIIALFGSKKLPEAARGLGKSLRILKSQTRATKEESAMQPSSGPALRVVQAPPAETATAHPATEHHTAG, encoded by the coding sequence ATGCTCCGCAACGGACTGGAACCCTGGCACCTGCTGATCGTGGCGCTCGTCATCATCGCGCTGTTCGGCTCGAAGAAGCTGCCCGAGGCCGCCCGCGGGCTGGGCAAGTCCCTGCGCATCCTCAAGAGCCAGACCAGAGCCACGAAGGAGGAGAGCGCCATGCAGCCCTCCTCCGGGCCGGCGCTCCGGGTCGTCCAGGCGCCCCCCGCAGAGACCGCAACGGCCCACCCGGCAACGGAACATCACACAGCCGGCTGA
- a CDS encoding LCP family protein: protein MGDPWDGPGGQATRSRTRQVSGQRKAGLDGTPPTGGRAASRAASRARGGSRSGRRARQAGRAQKVLKAIGIGLSVIIVVTAGAGWWFYEHLNGNIHSLSLDGKGGIEKADAFGRTPINILVMGSDGRTSAEDCRLGGGCAKTGVQTGGGNADVEMVVHISADRSNATVMSIPRDTMTQVPACKDSESGQSTSGYYGQINSALSYGPACQVATVHQLTGIPIDHFVKLDFSGVVKMSDAVGGVPVCVSDDVYDTYSHLKLSQGTHTLKGEAALEFVRSRHGFGDGSDLGRTVSQHLFLSAMIRKFKSAGTLTDPTAVYGLADAATKALTVDDGLGSVNKLISLASDVNKVPTKRMTFTTMQTAADPNNKERVVVGPGAKTLFATIAGDQSLTTGSGQKAAAASATAKPTAPAAPAVPASQIAVTVENGTAVTGRASVIASALTDQGFSPATTTANAPSPATDTTLTYGTGQKGEAQTVAKALGLSGSHLKQGTGTGLTLVIGSDWPSGTGFPGGNSQPAPADTKTAVSNAHASTADQAKTCAKVSPYKTVNLNGISMTPSQAYAAARGKPDSDS, encoded by the coding sequence ATGGGCGACCCGTGGGACGGCCCGGGCGGCCAGGCCACACGCAGCCGCACGCGCCAGGTGTCCGGACAGCGTAAGGCCGGGCTGGACGGAACACCTCCTACGGGCGGCAGGGCCGCGAGCCGGGCGGCGTCCCGTGCGCGTGGTGGCAGCCGGTCGGGGCGCCGGGCTCGTCAGGCGGGCCGCGCCCAGAAAGTGCTGAAGGCCATCGGGATCGGCCTGTCGGTCATCATCGTGGTCACGGCCGGTGCCGGCTGGTGGTTCTACGAGCACCTGAACGGCAACATCCACAGCCTCTCGCTCGACGGCAAGGGCGGCATCGAGAAGGCCGACGCCTTCGGCCGTACCCCGATCAACATCCTGGTCATGGGCTCGGACGGCCGCACCAGCGCGGAGGACTGCAGGCTCGGCGGCGGCTGTGCGAAGACCGGCGTACAGACCGGCGGGGGAAACGCGGACGTCGAGATGGTCGTCCACATATCGGCGGACCGTTCCAACGCGACGGTGATGAGCATCCCCCGTGACACCATGACCCAGGTCCCGGCCTGCAAGGACAGCGAGTCGGGCCAGTCCACGTCGGGCTACTACGGCCAGATCAACAGCGCTCTCTCGTACGGTCCGGCCTGTCAGGTGGCAACTGTCCACCAGCTCACCGGCATTCCGATCGATCACTTCGTGAAGCTGGACTTCTCGGGTGTGGTGAAGATGTCCGACGCGGTGGGCGGTGTGCCCGTGTGTGTGAGCGACGACGTCTACGACACCTACTCGCATCTGAAGCTGTCCCAGGGCACGCACACCCTCAAGGGCGAGGCGGCACTGGAGTTCGTCCGTTCCCGGCACGGTTTCGGTGACGGCAGCGACCTGGGCCGTACGGTCTCGCAGCACCTCTTCCTCAGCGCGATGATCCGCAAGTTCAAGAGCGCGGGCACGCTCACCGACCCCACCGCGGTCTACGGCCTGGCGGACGCGGCGACCAAGGCACTGACCGTGGACGACGGGCTGGGCAGTGTGAACAAGCTGATCTCGCTCGCGTCGGACGTGAACAAGGTGCCGACGAAACGGATGACGTTCACGACGATGCAGACGGCCGCGGACCCGAACAACAAGGAACGGGTGGTGGTGGGCCCGGGCGCCAAGACCCTGTTCGCCACCATCGCGGGCGACCAGTCGCTGACCACCGGCTCCGGCCAGAAGGCCGCGGCGGCCTCGGCGACCGCGAAACCCACCGCCCCCGCCGCCCCGGCCGTGCCTGCCTCGCAGATCGCCGTCACGGTCGAGAACGGCACCGCGGTCACCGGCCGCGCCTCCGTGATCGCCTCCGCGCTGACCGACCAGGGCTTCAGCCCGGCCACCACCACGGCCAACGCGCCCAGCCCCGCGACGGACACCACCCTCACCTACGGCACCGGCCAGAAGGGCGAGGCGCAGACGGTCGCCAAGGCACTCGGCCTGTCCGGCTCGCACCTGAAGCAGGGCACCGGCACCGGCCTGACCCTGGTCATCGGCAGCGACTGGCCCAGCGGCACCGGCTTCCCCGGCGGCAACTCCCAGCCCGCGCCCGCCGACACCAAGACCGCCGTGTCCAACGCGCATGCCTCCACCGCCGACCAGGCCAAGACCTGCGCCAAGGTCAGCCCCTACAAGACGGTCAACCTCAACGGCATCTCCATGACCCCGTCCCAGGCCTACGCGGCAGCACGCGGCAAACCCGACTCCGACTCCTGA
- a CDS encoding undecaprenyl-diphosphate phosphatase: MSVLTYPEAVGVGLLQGVTELFPVSSLGHSILIPALLGGHWKHDLDVSAEGSLYLNELVGLHLATALALVVFFWRDWVRIVRGLFTSITQRRIETVDQRLAWLIVSASIPVAVAGVALDKVFRTTLGKPVPTAIFLALNGIVLFVTEQLKRGGSGRRRAGASLTPEEEHLSPDELSDQRITRMTMRDALTIGAAQILALCPGISRSGSTISAGIFKGLSHEDSARFAFLLATPVIGGAALLKLPPLLGSQGNGLRGPLLAGSVAAFVAAYLATRFLVKYFENRTLIPFAVYCSVAGLGSLAYFALA, from the coding sequence ATGTCCGTCCTGACCTACCCCGAAGCCGTGGGCGTCGGCCTGCTGCAAGGCGTGACCGAGCTGTTCCCGGTCTCCAGCCTCGGGCACAGCATCCTGATACCCGCTCTCCTGGGCGGGCACTGGAAACACGACCTCGACGTCTCCGCCGAGGGTTCTCTTTACCTCAACGAGCTGGTGGGCCTCCATCTGGCCACCGCGCTGGCGCTCGTCGTCTTCTTCTGGCGGGACTGGGTGCGGATCGTCCGTGGACTGTTCACGTCGATCACCCAGCGGCGGATCGAAACAGTGGACCAGCGGCTCGCCTGGCTGATCGTCTCCGCCAGTATCCCGGTCGCCGTGGCCGGCGTGGCGCTCGACAAGGTGTTCCGCACCACGCTCGGCAAGCCCGTCCCGACGGCGATCTTCCTGGCCCTCAACGGCATCGTGCTGTTCGTCACCGAGCAGCTGAAGCGCGGCGGATCAGGCCGCAGGCGCGCCGGCGCCTCCCTCACCCCGGAGGAGGAGCACCTGAGCCCGGATGAGCTGTCGGACCAGCGGATCACCCGGATGACCATGCGGGATGCGCTGACGATCGGCGCGGCCCAGATCCTCGCGCTCTGCCCCGGCATCAGCCGCTCCGGCTCGACCATCAGCGCGGGCATCTTCAAGGGCCTGAGCCACGAGGACTCCGCCCGCTTCGCCTTCCTGCTCGCCACGCCGGTGATCGGCGGCGCCGCGCTGCTCAAGCTGCCGCCGCTGCTCGGCTCCCAGGGCAACGGCCTGCGCGGTCCGCTGCTGGCGGGCAGCGTGGCCGCGTTCGTGGCGGCCTATCTGGCCACGCGTTTTCTCGTCAAGTACTTCGAGAACCGGACCCTGATCCCGTTCGCCGTCTACTGTTCCGTCGCGGGACTGGGCAGCCTGGCCTACTTCGCACTCGCGTGA
- a CDS encoding phosphatase PAP2 family protein produces the protein MTPHATAYLALDGSRIDGPLFTSVTDFARDTHWLNAPIALTTNLGLGIFAVLMLIGWWRARHRDDSAMATALAAPVAVVAAFAVTEVVKKLVAEPRPCRALPHDFYVNSCPAPTDYAFPSGHTTTAAATAAALFLLDRRLAAIAAVCTLLEGFTRVYVGDHYPHDVLGAILIATPVALVAGLILRGLLRPLVARLRTGGALQPLLTARPATR, from the coding sequence ATGACCCCTCACGCCACGGCGTACCTCGCCCTCGACGGCTCCCGCATCGACGGCCCGCTCTTCACGTCGGTCACCGACTTCGCCCGGGACACGCACTGGCTCAACGCCCCGATCGCGCTGACGACCAACCTCGGCCTCGGCATCTTCGCCGTCCTGATGCTGATCGGCTGGTGGCGGGCCCGCCACCGCGACGACTCGGCCATGGCCACGGCCCTGGCCGCGCCGGTGGCGGTCGTGGCGGCCTTCGCCGTCACCGAGGTCGTCAAGAAGCTGGTCGCGGAGCCCCGCCCCTGCCGCGCCCTGCCGCACGACTTCTACGTCAACAGCTGTCCGGCACCCACCGATTACGCGTTCCCCAGCGGCCACACCACCACCGCGGCCGCCACCGCCGCGGCCCTTTTCCTCCTCGACCGCCGGCTCGCCGCGATCGCCGCGGTCTGCACGCTCCTGGAGGGCTTCACGCGCGTCTACGTCGGCGATCACTATCCGCACGACGTCCTCGGCGCCATCCTCATCGCCACGCCCGTCGCCCTGGTCGCCGGCCTGATCCTGCGTGGCCTGCTCCGCCCCCTGGTCGCCCGCCTGCGCACCGGAGGCGCACTCCAGCCGTTGCTCACGGCCCGCCCCGCCACCCGATGA
- a CDS encoding M56 family metallopeptidase, whose translation MRILVYLPLLLPLLAPLGARQLSERCEPRLATWLLTVSSLVLAVAGIISLGLLATTGVTRVPQLAGLGHWSVGTARREDPTELSVAVLAGLLLGGALVMAARMLWRRARALAAAALDAACMPTRDGVVVVEDPAPDAFALPGVPGRVVVSTGMLHTLDEGEHGILLAHERAHLTAHHYAFVALAQLGAAANPLLRPLAAAVGYTTERWADEYAATVTGDRVRVARAVGKAAVAAHATPVRSRVPGAALGILGRRRNPLAAAGPVPRRVAALLAPPLGRRPLPAAATLAILLIAVWSSAEAAHDLHQLLETIGVR comes from the coding sequence ATGCGCATCCTCGTCTACCTCCCGCTGCTGCTGCCGCTGCTGGCCCCGCTGGGCGCCCGGCAGTTGTCGGAGCGTTGCGAACCGCGCCTGGCGACCTGGCTGCTCACCGTTTCCTCGCTGGTCCTGGCCGTGGCCGGCATCATCTCGCTGGGCCTGCTGGCCACCACCGGCGTGACCCGCGTACCGCAGCTCGCCGGGCTCGGACACTGGTCGGTCGGCACCGCGCGGCGCGAGGACCCCACCGAACTCTCCGTCGCCGTTCTCGCGGGGCTGCTGCTCGGCGGCGCCCTGGTCATGGCCGCCCGGATGCTCTGGCGCCGCGCGCGGGCCCTTGCCGCCGCGGCGCTGGACGCGGCCTGTATGCCCACGCGGGACGGGGTGGTGGTGGTCGAGGATCCGGCGCCGGACGCGTTCGCGCTGCCGGGGGTGCCGGGCCGGGTCGTGGTCTCCACCGGGATGCTGCACACGCTGGACGAGGGCGAGCACGGCATCCTGCTCGCCCATGAGCGTGCCCATCTGACCGCGCACCACTACGCGTTCGTCGCCCTCGCCCAGCTCGGCGCCGCCGCCAACCCGCTGCTGCGTCCGCTGGCCGCCGCCGTCGGCTATACGACCGAGCGCTGGGCCGACGAGTACGCGGCCACCGTCACCGGCGATCGCGTGCGCGTCGCGCGGGCGGTCGGCAAGGCCGCCGTCGCCGCCCACGCCACCCCGGTCCGCTCCCGTGTTCCCGGCGCGGCCCTCGGCATCCTGGGCCGCCGCCGCAATCCCCTCGCCGCCGCCGGTCCCGTGCCCCGCCGGGTGGCGGCCCTGCTCGCCCCGCCCCTCGGACGCCGTCCCCTGCCGGCCGCGGCCACCCTCGCCATCCTTCTCATCGCCGTCTGGTCCAGCGCCGAGGCCGCCCACGACCTCCATCAGCTGCTGGAGACGATCGGCGTCCGGTGA
- a CDS encoding BlaI/MecI/CopY family transcriptional regulator — protein sequence MDGDTHERGSKLPNGAREAEILALLQRAGGALTPGEVTEQLDGELTYSSVVTILTRMHSKQLLTRTRRGRAYAYAPSTDEAGFAARRMRTVLEERSDRQAVLARFADSLSDSDAELLRQLLGPDSDTGR from the coding sequence ATGGACGGCGACACACACGAGCGGGGCTCCAAGTTGCCGAACGGCGCACGGGAAGCCGAGATCCTCGCCCTGCTGCAGCGGGCCGGGGGCGCGCTGACCCCGGGCGAGGTCACGGAACAGCTCGACGGCGAGCTGACCTACAGCAGCGTGGTGACGATCCTCACCCGCATGCACAGCAAGCAGCTGCTCACCCGGACCCGGCGAGGGCGGGCCTACGCCTATGCCCCCTCCACCGACGAGGCCGGGTTCGCCGCCCGCCGGATGCGCACCGTCCTGGAGGAGCGGTCCGACCGGCAGGCCGTGCTCGCCCGCTTCGCCGACAGCCTCTCCGACTCCGACGCCGAGCTGCTGCGGCAGCTCCTCGGCCCCGACTCCGACACCGGCCGCTGA
- a CDS encoding lytic transglycosylase domain-containing protein, producing the protein MADTRAPKRRRWLAVLVFALVVYVIVRAADTSQSDPPPHGKASASPPSPSAGSPAPSPSSSTSSSSSSSYDPADYATQVRTRAHQAGVSARLLMAILYNEAYKPHDPAFERAWQKYKPDAAFGIADMHRATFDGVKQGRDFAGRRWEELPDDRDLAVEAEAWYLHDLAAQLPARWSAPYPENDLLALGYNAGPGNMLAFARGATPGAQAQSYLDRLHANWAKAGKAVGAG; encoded by the coding sequence ATGGCGGATACCCGGGCGCCGAAACGCCGACGGTGGCTGGCCGTGCTGGTCTTCGCGCTGGTCGTGTACGTCATCGTGCGCGCGGCCGACACCTCGCAAAGCGATCCGCCGCCCCACGGCAAGGCGTCGGCCTCCCCACCGAGCCCGTCGGCCGGCTCCCCCGCCCCGTCCCCGTCGTCGTCGACCTCTTCCTCCTCTTCCTCGTCGTACGACCCGGCCGACTACGCCACCCAGGTCCGCACCCGAGCCCACCAGGCCGGCGTCAGCGCCCGGTTGCTGATGGCGATCCTCTACAACGAGGCGTACAAACCACATGACCCGGCCTTCGAGCGGGCCTGGCAGAAGTACAAGCCGGACGCGGCCTTCGGCATCGCCGACATGCACCGCGCCACCTTCGACGGGGTCAAGCAGGGCCGGGACTTCGCCGGCCGCCGTTGGGAGGAACTGCCGGACGACCGTGACCTCGCCGTGGAAGCCGAAGCCTGGTACCTGCACGACCTGGCGGCCCAGCTGCCGGCCCGGTGGTCCGCCCCCTACCCGGAGAATGACCTGCTGGCCCTCGGGTACAACGCCGGGCCGGGCAACATGCTCGCCTTCGCCCGCGGCGCGACCCCAGGCGCCCAGGCCCAGTCGTACCTGGACCGGCTGCACGCGAACTGGGCCAAGGCGGGGAAGGCCGTCGGCGCAGGCTGA
- the mgtA gene encoding magnesium-translocating P-type ATPase produces MAESTAASGRDAATPAPSVVSAPRGLTAPTVLETLRRLDSGPRGLTEAQAEERLARLGENIGPAWRAASWPQLLLRSLRDPFTAVLACLGLVSAAVLAWSTASVILLLVVVSCVLRASGEHRADRSTAALRELVATTATVLRRADEEAAPATRELPVAELVPGDVIRLGPGDLVPADVRLLRASGLAVHQAALTGESAPVAKSAEDLPRAAGGGLFDRPQLCFQGSSVASGSATAVVTETGAQTRFAAAHEGRAGRPEASAFDRSVHGISWILIRFMLLTPPLVLMANATLRDRGLETLPFAVAVAVGLTPEMLPVLVTLCLARGASLLARTQGVIVKRLPALHDIGAVDILCLDKTGTLTQDRPVADRALGPDGRDDPEVLHWAAVNAWWTLQLADLPEPDALDEAILDAVDEDALTAYDGVAAVPFAPDRRLAVAVVRTPGRLGTHTLVVKGDVQAVLERCALADDERERLCALAARQADGGVRVLAVATAERSSRGRDYQPADARGLAFRGLVTLRDALAPTAADALAVLTDRGVTVKVLTGDHPGTAVRACLDLGIPVTADTLLTGDDIDVLTDAELTEAAGRTTVFARCTPEHKARITEALRTGGHTVGFLGDGVNDLPALRAADVGIAPRDAADVAREGADVVLAEKDLTAIAHAVAAGRHAGGNIVAYLRITLSSNLGNVLAMLSAGLLLPFLPMLPAQVLLQNLCFDAAQLTFAHDRPDPAALRRPTVLDPRDLLRFITGFGVLNAVADLATFGVLALAMHGPGRGVDEAVFHSGWFTENLITQALVMVLLRFGRSAAEFRRPGPVAWAALALAVIGLVLPLSPLGPVLGLTALPAVYYVLLTAVLVFYAVALGAARNRSASHAS; encoded by the coding sequence GTGGCTGAGTCGACCGCGGCCTCGGGGCGGGACGCCGCGACGCCTGCCCCGTCGGTCGTATCCGCACCCCGGGGACTGACCGCTCCGACCGTGCTGGAGACGTTGCGCCGGCTGGACAGCGGGCCGCGCGGGCTGACGGAGGCGCAGGCCGAGGAGCGGCTGGCCCGGCTGGGGGAGAACATCGGCCCCGCCTGGCGTGCGGCTTCCTGGCCACAGCTGCTCCTGCGCAGCCTGCGGGACCCGTTCACCGCGGTGCTGGCGTGTCTCGGGCTGGTCTCGGCAGCCGTCCTCGCCTGGAGCACCGCCTCGGTGATCCTGCTGCTCGTGGTGGTGAGCTGTGTCCTGCGGGCCTCCGGGGAGCACCGGGCCGACCGGTCCACGGCCGCGCTGCGCGAGCTGGTCGCCACCACCGCCACGGTGCTCCGGCGGGCCGACGAGGAGGCCGCACCGGCGACCCGTGAGCTTCCCGTGGCCGAGCTGGTCCCGGGCGACGTGATCCGGCTGGGGCCGGGCGACCTGGTCCCGGCGGACGTACGGCTGCTGCGGGCGAGCGGTCTGGCCGTGCACCAGGCCGCGCTGACCGGGGAATCCGCGCCCGTCGCCAAGTCGGCCGAGGACCTGCCCCGCGCGGCCGGCGGCGGGCTGTTCGATCGGCCGCAGCTCTGTTTCCAGGGCAGCAGCGTGGCTTCCGGCAGTGCCACCGCGGTCGTCACCGAGACAGGTGCGCAGACCCGGTTCGCCGCGGCGCACGAGGGCCGGGCCGGGCGGCCGGAGGCGAGTGCCTTCGACCGTTCCGTGCACGGCATCTCCTGGATCCTGATCCGGTTCATGCTGCTGACTCCGCCGCTGGTGCTGATGGCGAACGCGACGCTGCGCGACCGCGGCCTGGAAACGCTGCCGTTCGCCGTGGCGGTGGCGGTCGGGCTGACCCCGGAGATGCTGCCGGTCCTTGTCACTCTCTGTCTGGCCCGCGGCGCCTCGCTGCTGGCCCGCACTCAGGGCGTGATCGTCAAGCGCCTGCCGGCCCTGCACGACATCGGTGCCGTCGACATCCTGTGTCTGGACAAGACCGGCACCCTCACTCAGGACCGCCCCGTCGCCGACCGTGCTCTCGGCCCGGACGGCCGGGACGACCCCGAGGTCCTGCACTGGGCCGCCGTCAATGCGTGGTGGACCCTTCAGCTCGCCGATCTGCCGGAACCCGATGCCCTCGACGAGGCGATCCTGGACGCGGTCGACGAGGACGCGCTCACGGCGTACGACGGGGTCGCGGCCGTGCCCTTCGCCCCGGACCGCCGGCTCGCCGTGGCCGTCGTGCGTACCCCCGGCCGGCTCGGCACCCACACGCTGGTCGTCAAGGGAGACGTCCAGGCTGTCCTGGAGCGCTGCGCACTCGCGGACGACGAGCGGGAACGGCTGTGCGCCCTCGCCGCCCGGCAGGCCGATGGCGGGGTGCGGGTCCTGGCGGTCGCCACGGCGGAGCGTTCCTCGCGCGGGCGCGACTATCAGCCGGCCGACGCCCGGGGCCTGGCCTTCCGGGGCCTGGTCACCCTGCGGGACGCGCTCGCGCCCACCGCCGCCGACGCCCTGGCGGTCCTCACCGACCGGGGTGTCACCGTCAAGGTCCTCACGGGCGACCATCCGGGCACCGCGGTCCGCGCCTGCCTCGACCTGGGCATCCCGGTCACTGCGGACACCCTCCTCACCGGCGACGACATCGACGTCCTGACGGACGCCGAACTCACCGAGGCCGCCGGCCGTACGACCGTGTTCGCGCGCTGCACCCCGGAGCACAAGGCCCGGATCACCGAGGCCCTGCGCACCGGCGGGCACACGGTGGGCTTCCTCGGGGACGGGGTCAACGACCTGCCCGCGCTGCGCGCCGCCGATGTCGGCATCGCTCCCCGGGACGCCGCCGACGTGGCCCGGGAAGGCGCCGACGTGGTGCTGGCGGAGAAGGACCTCACCGCGATCGCGCACGCCGTCGCCGCGGGCCGGCACGCGGGCGGCAACATCGTCGCCTATCTGCGCATCACGCTGTCGTCCAACCTGGGCAACGTCCTCGCGATGCTCTCCGCGGGTCTGCTGCTGCCCTTCCTGCCGATGCTTCCGGCCCAGGTCCTGCTGCAGAACCTGTGCTTCGACGCCGCCCAGCTCACCTTCGCCCACGACCGCCCCGATCCCGCCGCGCTGCGCCGGCCGACCGTGCTGGACCCACGGGACCTGCTGCGTTTCATCACCGGCTTCGGGGTGCTCAACGCCGTCGCCGACCTCGCCACCTTCGGTGTCCTCGCGCTCGCGATGCACGGGCCGGGGCGAGGGGTGGACGAGGCGGTCTTCCACTCCGGGTGGTTCACGGAGAACCTGATCACCCAGGCCCTGGTGATGGTGCTGCTGCGCTTCGGCCGCAGTGCGGCCGAGTTCCGCAGGCCGGGCCCGGTCGCCTGGGCCGCGCTGGCGCTGGCCGTCATCGGCCTGGTGCTTCCCCTCTCACCGCTGGGCCCGGTGCTCGGCCTGACCGCCCTGCCGGCCGTGTACTACGTGCTGCTCACCGCCGTCCTGGTCTTCTACGCGGTGGCACTCGGGGCGGCGCGGAACCGGAGTGCCTCACACGCGTCTTAA
- a CDS encoding ArsR/SmtB family transcription factor, which translates to MTGSVGGYEDPSAEVLAEAAAAFGLLASAARLHLMWALSQGESDVTHLAARVGGALPAVSQHLAKLKLAGLVNCRREGRRQVYYVDDPDVVTVVRVMVGQLTARSQHALAPVRELRGTGG; encoded by the coding sequence GTGACGGGGAGCGTCGGTGGTTACGAGGATCCGTCCGCCGAGGTTCTCGCCGAGGCGGCCGCCGCGTTCGGCCTGCTCGCCTCCGCCGCCCGGCTGCACCTGATGTGGGCGCTGTCGCAGGGCGAGAGCGACGTCACGCATCTCGCCGCCCGGGTCGGCGGGGCGCTGCCCGCGGTCAGCCAGCATCTGGCCAAGCTGAAGCTCGCCGGGCTCGTGAACTGCCGTCGTGAGGGGCGACGGCAGGTCTATTACGTCGACGACCCGGACGTCGTCACGGTGGTGCGGGTGATGGTCGGACAGCTGACGGCGCGGTCGCAGCATGCCCTTGCGCCGGTGCGCGAGCTGCGCGGGACCGGTGGCTGA
- a CDS encoding transferase — translation MFARLVMVSAVVTGYVALQLAVSAGLDLRARDRFRDAPARAAAFVAALDRHAAGDASARAGIQEGKAWFEDHAPSVESRSAVVTAAREAREGKNSLAHQRVAGLSAQVEKDQAALDQDLASSGTVALWWAVAAGVLAGPALWLRRRRRAGAADLVGLVSRFAPRQPWWRRPLFLAASGIGYGLFAMGFFAVSTAERQGYKQPLVVQLLLLPCGLAALGAGLLILRRSRPRSARSAAQALLADGRTPVLYLRSFADDATTAQVDDGMPVNVHSREEQLAAALGVVGPVIAVGMPEEPLPRLGAARFYLPRDDWQPVILRLMELSRLIVLRLGLGDGLWWEVEQACATQPARKLVLMVPGGLPGVAERLDEYLPAPARLDEAVADDSSNSSNSANSAISAVITFDPEWTPHVHAVGATTRRGVRQRFAALAERLGVASMVVYTSVYQEVRAMKAALAAVGIRKRTMTWRANFAPQASLWKGALLVTVLGLLGWLMLRTLQLLDLS, via the coding sequence GTGTTCGCTCGACTGGTCATGGTGAGCGCGGTCGTCACGGGCTACGTCGCACTGCAGCTCGCGGTCAGCGCCGGCCTGGATCTGCGGGCCCGGGACCGCTTCCGAGACGCCCCGGCGCGAGCCGCCGCCTTCGTCGCCGCGCTGGACCGCCACGCCGCCGGGGATGCGTCCGCGCGTGCCGGGATCCAGGAGGGGAAGGCGTGGTTCGAGGACCACGCCCCCTCGGTGGAGAGCCGGTCCGCGGTGGTCACCGCCGCCCGTGAAGCCCGGGAGGGAAAGAACTCCCTCGCCCACCAGCGTGTCGCCGGGCTCTCGGCGCAGGTGGAGAAGGACCAGGCGGCCCTTGACCAGGACCTCGCCTCGTCGGGCACGGTCGCGCTGTGGTGGGCGGTGGCCGCCGGGGTGCTCGCCGGGCCGGCGCTGTGGCTGCGGCGCCGCCGCCGAGCGGGAGCTGCCGACCTCGTCGGCCTGGTCAGCCGCTTCGCCCCACGTCAGCCGTGGTGGCGCAGGCCGCTGTTCCTGGCGGCCAGCGGCATCGGATACGGGCTGTTCGCGATGGGCTTCTTCGCCGTCAGCACGGCCGAGCGACAGGGCTACAAGCAGCCACTGGTGGTGCAGCTCCTCCTCCTGCCCTGCGGGCTGGCCGCGCTGGGAGCAGGTCTGCTGATCCTGCGCCGCTCCCGGCCGCGCTCGGCCCGCAGCGCGGCCCAGGCGCTGCTGGCCGACGGCCGCACACCCGTGCTCTACCTGCGCAGCTTCGCCGACGACGCCACCACCGCGCAGGTCGACGACGGGATGCCGGTCAACGTCCATTCACGCGAGGAACAACTCGCTGCGGCGCTGGGCGTCGTCGGCCCCGTGATCGCCGTGGGCATGCCCGAGGAACCGCTGCCGCGGCTGGGGGCGGCGCGGTTCTATCTGCCGCGTGACGACTGGCAGCCCGTGATCCTGCGGCTGATGGAGCTGTCCCGGCTCATCGTGTTGCGCCTGGGCCTGGGCGACGGGCTGTGGTGGGAGGTCGAGCAGGCCTGCGCCACCCAGCCCGCGCGCAAGCTCGTCCTGATGGTGCCGGGCGGGCTGCCCGGCGTTGCCGAACGTCTGGACGAATATCTGCCGGCCCCGGCCCGGCTGGACGAGGCGGTCGCGGACGACTCCTCGAACTCCTCGAACTCTGCGAATTCTGCGATCTCCGCCGTCATCACCTTCGACCCCGAGTGGACGCCCCACGTACACGCGGTCGGCGCCACGACCCGGCGAGGCGTGCGCCAACGCTTCGCGGCCCTCGCCGAACGGCTCGGCGTGGCCTCGATGGTCGTGTACACGTCCGTCTACCAAGAGGTCCGCGCCATGAAGGCCGCCCTGGCAGCAGTGGGAATCCGCAAACGGACGATGACCTGGCGGGCCAACTTCGCACCCCAGGCATCGCTGTGGAAAGGCGCCCTGCTGGTCACGGTCCTGGGACTGCTCGGCTGGCTGATGCTCCGCACCCTGCAACTGCTCGATCTCTCGTAG